CTTCCAGAAGCTGGGCATGAATGGTCAACAGATTGCACTTGTACTTGACAAACAAACTGACTCTTTGCCCAAAGTTTCGGGTGGAGAACCTTACTTGAGTCGCGAGACAAATGAGGTATTCCAGAAAGCGACCCAATATTCCAAAGAAATGGGTGACGAGTTTGTTTCATTGGAGCATCTGCTGCTGGCATTGCTCACTGTAAAAAGTACTGTTTCTACCATCCTGAAAGATGCAGGAATGACGGAACGTGAACTTCGTAATGCCATCACCGAGTTGCGTAAAGGAGAAAAAGTGACTTCACAATCCAGTGAAGACACCTATCAGTCACTTGAAAAGTATGCTATCAACCTGAACGAAGCCGCCCGAAGCGGTAAGCTCGACCCTGTTATCGGTCGTGACGAAGAAATCCGGCGTGTATTGCAGATTCTGAGCCGTCGTACCAAAAACAACCCTATATTAATAGGTGAACCGGGTACCGGTAAGACTGCCATTGTAGAAGGTCTTGCCCATCGTATTCTGCGCGGTGATGTACCTGAAAACCTGAAGAATAAACAAGTTTATTCACTGGATATGGGAGCATTGGTTGCCGGTGCTAAATATAAAGGTGAGTTCGAGGAACGCTTGAAAGCTGTTATTAATGAGGTGAAGAAATCAGAAGGAGACATAATTCTCTTTATTGATGAAATCCACACTTTGGTTGGTGCCGGAAAAGGTGAAGGCGCTATGGATGCCGCCAACATCCTGAAACCCGCACTGGCTCGTGGCGAACTGAGAAGTATCGGCGCAACGACCCTCGACGAGTATCAGAAGTACTTTGAAAAGGACAAAGCATTGGAACGCCGCTTCCAGATCGTGTATGTCAATGAACCGGATACGCTGAGTACCATCTCCATCCTGCGTGGTCTGAAGGAGCGTTATGAAAACCACCACCATGTACGGATTAAAGACGACGCCATCATTGCCGCCGTGGAGTTGAGTAACCGTTATATCACAGACCGCTTCTTACCGGATAAGGCTATCGACCTGATGGATGAAGCCGCTGCAAAGCTGCGTATGGAAGTAGATTCCGTACCGGAAGAGTTGGATGAAATTTCCCGCAAGATCAAACAGTTGGAGATTGAGCGCGAAGCCATTAAACGTGAAAACGATAAACCGAAACTGGAACAAATCGGCAAGGAACTTGCCGAACTGAAAGAACAGGAAAAATCGCACAAAGCAAAATGGCAAAGTGAAAAGACATTGGTCAACAAGATACAACAAAATAAGGTTGAAATCGAAAACCTTAAATTTGAAGCTGATAAGGCGGAACGTGAAGGTGACTACGGCAAAGTAGCCGAAATCCGTTACGGTAAGCTACAAGCTTTGAACAAGGAAATCGAAGATACTCAAAAAGAACTTCACATGATGCAAGGCGATAAAGCCATGATTAAGGAAGAAGTAGACGCTGAGGATATTGCAGATGTTGTATCCCGTTGGACAGGTATTCCGGTCAGCAAGATGTTGCAAAGTGAAAAAGACAAATTGTTGCATCTGGAAGATGAACTCCACCAGCGTGTGATTGGGCAGGACGAAGCTATCGAAGCTGTCGCTGATGCTGTACGCCGTAGCCGTGCCGGTCTGCAAGATCCGAAACGCCCGATTGGTTCGTTTATCTTCCTCGGTACTACCGGTGTTGGTAAGACAGAACTTGCCAAGGCTCTTGCCGAGTTCCTCTTCGATGACGAGTCTATGATGACGCGTATTGACATGAGTGAATATCAGGAAAAGCATAGCGTATCTCGTCTGGTCGGAGCGCCTCCGGGATATGTAGGTTACGATGAAGGTGGCCAGTTGACCGAAGCTATCCGCCGTAAACCCTATTCAGTCGTACTGTTCGACGAAATAGAGAAAGCACATCCGGATGTATTCAATATCTTACTTCAGGTATTGGACGACGGACGCCTGACGGATAACAAAGGACGTGTGGTAAACTTCAAAAATACCATCATTATCATGACATCTAACATGGGTAGCGCTTATATCCAAAGTCAGATGGAAAAGCTGAATGGTACCAACAAGGAGCAGGTAATCGAGGAAACAAAGAAGGAAGTGATGAATATGTTGAAGAAAACTATTCGCCCGGAATTCCTGAACCGTATCGATGAAACAATCATGTTCCTGCCGCTGACTGAAAGCGAAATCAAGCAGATTGTGGTACTCCAGATAAAAAGTGTACAAAAGATGCTTGCCCAAAATGGCGTGGAATTGATATTGACGGAAGGAGCCATAGAATTCCTGACGAAGGTAGGATATGATCCGGAGTTTGGTGCTCGTCCCGTAAAACGGGCTATCCAACATTACTTGCTGAATGACTTGTCGAAGAAACTGTTATCTCAGGAAGTAGACCGTAGCAAACCGATTACAGTAGATGCCAGCGGTGAAAGATTGGCATTTAGAAATTAAACCTAAAAAAACGAAGATAAAAAAGGCTGTCTTGTTTCTGGATGAAATGTACTTCAGAACTAACAAGACAGCCTTTTCTTATTTTATAGCGAGCTGCTTAACGACCGGTGTGGATAGGGGATGCGTCACAACCAACACATAATCTCCTGCGCATGGCAAATCAAAAGAAATTTGTTCCTCTTTCGCCTGCTTTACATCAATCACCTTTCCCCGGATATGGTATAAACAAAGCGTAGCGTTAGGCAACACTCCACCTACATATATCTTACCAGCAGTTTTATCTACCTGTACTGTTACGCTCTTATGCTCTTCCATCTTATCATTGCCAACCTCAAGTTCCCCCTCAAGGCAGTAAATTCATAATAAAAAAGCGTGGGAACTGTTGTTATTATTGTACCTGGGGCTCTGGACTGCCACTATTCAAATAATATACAACAACCCACGCTCCGAACTATATATACATGTGCATATACAACAGAGCATGAACGTTTGTTGTCTATTATCCTTGAATAGCGTGAAATTGTCCAGATTTCAAGTACAAGATAATATTAAACGCTTTTATCTATAATTATCCTTCAATTATTGTAAAGGGAGGCCACTACCTACCCTGCATTTCAGGATGGCAACAAAGGTATAAAAAAAGTAATCAAAATTAAAACTACAGCATAAAAAAAAGCGAATTATCCGGGATGTCCCGCATAATTCGCTTTTCTATGAAAAGAATAGCTTATTTTTAAATTTATTCTTCTGTTTTTTCTTCAGTAGCTTCAACTTCTGCAGCCTCTTCGAAATCAGTCATTCCGCAAGCAACTAACAGGTTGTACCAGGAAATAAGTTTTTTGATATCCGTCACATATACACGGTCGCGATCGAAAGTAGGCAGAACCTCTCCCAAATAAGCGCGAAGGTCATCAGCAGTGGCTTTTTTCAGATCCATCACTACAGCTGCACCGTTTTCTTTCTTTTTCATGGCTAGTAATACATCTTTCAAAGGCACATCGTCCGTATCCGTATACATGGCAATATCGCCCAAAGATATTATTTTCTCGTTACCATAAGCAGGGAAACGTTTCTTGTCTGTAAGTGATTCTACAATCAACATATTTCTACCTTGTGAAATGAGCTTATACAATCCCGGTTTACCGGAGATAGACAAAATAGTCTTCAACATAGTATGTTCTATTTTTTATTAGTAATATTTTATTTTTTCGGTGGGCAAAGGTAAGCAATATTTTTAGATAGAGAAGTTATTAGTTCTAAAACCTGCGGAATTAACGGAGTTTCACCGTCGTTTACAATTACAAAATCAGCCTGGATACGCTTATCTTCATCACTCATCTGGCTACGAACACGACGTTCCACCAATTCCCGCGGAGCAGTATCACGCTGCATGGCACGGGTTATACGGATTTCCTCGGGTGCATATACCATAATTACGGCATCTACTTCACCTGCAAATCCGGCTTCAATCAGAATTGCAGACTCCATCCCTACTATCGGATATGCATCGTATCGCTTTACCCATTGATGAAAATCATCCCGCACCCGTGGATGAATAATACCGTTTACAGTACGGATATGTTCGGGGTTACCAAATATATAGGAAGCAAGCAAGGTTTTATTCAACTCTCCATCGGTATAAATATCTTCTCCCAGTAAAGATATCAGTTCCCGGCGAATCAAAGAGTCCGAAACAGTCAGGCGCTTGGATTCAATATCCGAGATATAAACAGGGACACCCATCACTTCCAATAGTCGGGAAACTACACTTTTTCCACTACCGATTCCACCAGTTATACCTATCTTAATTGCCATAATCAGGAGATACTTGCTCAATTAGGAAATCTACCTGTTCCGGACTGATACGTATCTGGTTTACGCCTTTCGGCACTGATCTTAATTTCACCGTATACTTATCCGAACCTAATTTCAGAAGTTCTTCATAAGAAACATTGATATGAAAATCACTTGCTGTTATTTGGCGGAAATGACTCAAACCAACCTGGAAAGTAACATTCACTTTTGATGGAAATGCACGCAACACTTTACCTGCAGGAAAGTTAACACCCCGCAAAGGAACTTCCACAGTTTTCTCCGTATAAATATCCACAGGAAAAATCATCTCCACAGAAGCCGGCACAAACTTAACCCCCTTCTGGGCAAGCAAAGGAATTTGCCTCTTCAGTGTATCAGAGACATCTTCAAATTTCACCTTCTGTGTATAGGCAATGGTTATTGTATCCAGTACACCTGCAGGTGCGTAGGCTAATACAGAATCAGGCGTACAAATTGTATCGGAAATATAATACTGGCGTCCGGCACTCACTGTTCCCTGTAACTTCACCGGAACTAATTTGGAGTCTCCGGTAGAATAGATATACTCTAACGTATCGGGTTTCACGGAAAGCAATTTTGTAGATACGTTCAACTGGTTGAGCAATCTTTTCTCAAACTGCGAAGAATAAATACGCACATGGTTATCCTTCCCTTTATAGTCAGAAAAATCCAAAGTAATAGGGAAAAAGCTCTTTCCAAGCATATAGTTGAGTAACACCGTACCTTTATCTTTCACCCGAATATGCAGTTCGGAAGGAGGTTCAGAAGTTATAACAATATTATTAGGAACTCCTTTCAAACGTACCGGAATGGAGAATTCCGTTTCATAATCATTATTTAATGTCTGAAGCAGCCAGAAACCACTGGCAATGAAGAAGAAAAATAAAAAAATTAAGAACTCTCTGCTCTTATCACTGAGCAGAAAGTCCTTAATTTTTCTCGCTGTTTTTAAATATATGCGTTTTATGTTCCTACGATCAATCATAGGCTCACTATTCAAATTTATTTAGCAGCCTGATTGCTGTTAGCATCTGCAGCTGCTGCAAATATAGAATTCTTATCAATTCTAATCCTAACATTAGAAGCGATTTCAAGTACTATATCATTATCATTAATCTCTTTGATAACACCATGAATACCACCGGCAGTAATCACCTTTTGGTTTACCTGAAGCGATTTGCGGAAGTTTGCAATTTCTTTTTGCTTTTTGTTTTGTGGACGAATCATGAAAAAATACATGATAGCAAACATGGCAATCAGAAGAATCCACATCATGCTACCACCACCAGGAGCTGCGGCAGGAGCTTGCAAGAATACGGTCATTAAATTCATAAATTATTCGTTTTTAGTTTTTAATACTCAACAAAGATATCAGTTTTTAGCCAACTTACCTTCTTTTTTTAATTGATTAACTATTCCGTCTAATGTACCATTTACGAAACTTCCGCTCTTTATCGTACTATAGACTTTAGCAATCTCTACATACTCATTTAACGAAACACTCACAGGAATGTTCGGAAAACTTAGAATTTCCGCTAATGCACATTGCATTATTATCACGTCCATAAAGGCTACACGATCCAAATCCCAATTACGAGTATTCTCACTGATCAGATGACGATAGTAATCACAATTCAAGATGGCACGACGGAACAAACGACGAGCAAACTCCTGGTCCTCCTCATCTTTGAACTCAGGCAACAAAGTCTGATTGGCACCATTCTTTTCCTCAAAACGTTTGATTGTCTTTAGAACAAAAGTATCTACGATTTCTTTGTCATCATTCCAATAAAGGCTCTGGTCTTCCAACAAAGTATCCAATGCTTCGTTATTAAAAATAAATGCTTTATAGAGCTTTCTCCATAATTCACGGTCTGTTTCATAAGACTTATCAGGCGAAGCCATATATTCCTTATATATATCAGAAGCTATAATCTTCTCATACAACCCCTTGATAAAGTCTTCGTCATTTGTCCACGACCGTTTTTGGTTGGCAACAAAGTCAAGCAACTGCTTATTCACTTCCAGTTGAGAAACGAACTTGTTTTCTACGAATTTCATGTTGGGATACAACTCCTCCGCGGTCGGAGCTAACTTGGCTTTTGCCGCATCAATGCGTTTTTGTGCGTAAGTCGTCAGAGCCACCATCAGCATCAGCAAATAATTATAAAGGTCATACGCTTTCGAAAGACTAAAGAATAATTCTTTCTCCGCTGAGTCTAAATTTTTACTGCCATTCTGATAATAAGCATATACAATCTGTATAATCTTAAGACGAATAAGAACTCTGTTAATCATAAATCTATTAATCAATACTGTTGTTAACGAGTTGCAAAAGTAGACATTTTTAATGAGTTTACGCAAATAAATCACATTTTTTAATGCAGATATTCATTATCCGGGCTTTTTCTTTTGACAGTTTAAAAAAAATCGTCATTTTTGAAGCCAATTACAACAAGAAACCTAAAATATGGAAGACTTAAAGAAAAAAGGAGCGGACATGAACGATAAGGAGATTGTATTCTCCAAATCCATTAAAGCAGGTAAACGAATCTACTATCTGGATGTAAAAAAGAACAGAAAAGATGAAATGTTTCTCGCAATCACTGAAAGCAAGAAAGTGGTGACCGGTGAAGGCGAAGATGCGCAGGTAAGTTTTGAGAAACATAAGATTTTCTTATATAGGGAAGATTTTGAAAAGTTCATGAACGGTCTGAATGAAGCTATTAATTTCATTAATCAGAAAGAAATGCTGGAAGTTATAGGCGATATGAATGCAAAAGCAGATGCAAAGAATGTTATAGATGCAGATGCCGATGCAAATATAGAAGCAGCATTGGAAATGAATGAAAAAGGTATGGAATTGGACGGAGAAATCAAGATTGATATAGATTTTGAAGAGCCAACTCTTTGATAATTCAAAAAGAAGCTGTACTTTTGCACCGCTTTTTTGCAACATTGTGTGGTAACCCCACATCGTGCGATGGTGAATTAAGCAACAAAACAACTTAATTTAGAGTAACACAAAAAATTAAAGAAATGAAATCAATTGAAGTAAAAGGTACTGCAAGAACTATTGCAGAACGTTCTTCGGAACAAGCAAGAGCTTTGAAAGCTATTCGTAAAGACAACGGTGTACCCTGCGTACTCTACGGAGCAGGTGAAAACATTCACTTCACTGTACCCGCTGATGGTCTGCGCAACTTAGTTTATACTCCGCACATCTACGTAGTTGACCTCGTAATCGATGGCAAGAAAATAAACGCTATTATGAAGGATATTCAATTCCACCCGGTAAAAGATACTATCCTGCACGTTGACTTCTATCAGATTGACGAATCTAAACCCATCGTTATGGAAGTTCCGGTACAGATGGAAGGTTTGGCAGAAGGTGTTAAGGCCGGTGGTAAGCTGGTATTGCAGATGCGTAAACTGAAAGTGAAAGCTTTATATAACGTTATTCCTGAGAAACTGACTATAAATGTTGCTCACTTGGGTCTGGGTAAGACTGTTAAAGTTGGTGAGTTGAGCTTCGAAGGTCTGGAATTGATGAATGCAAAAGAAGCTGTTGTATGCGCTGTTAAGCTGACTCGTGCTGCAAGAGGTGCCGCTGCTGCTGCAGGCAACTAATCAGTTCTTTCGTAAGAAGACATATTCCGGAACGCGGGTTAACGCAGAAGACGCAGATTACATTAATCCGCGGACGCTGCGATAATCCGCGTTCCTCGTTTACTATTATTCTTATAGCATAGTTATTTATAGCTTATAGTTTTCTAAAAACATTATTCAGAAACATGAAATATTTAATTGTTGGATTAGGAAATATAGGTCCCGAATATCACGAAACCCGCCATAACATAGGTTTTATGGTAGTAGATGCATTGGCAAAAGAAGCAGGTGCCACTTTCAACGACGGACGTTACGGCTTTACCACTACCCTATCCGTCAAAGGACGCCAACTGTTATTACTAAAGCCTTCTACATTTATGAACCTCAGCGGAAATGCTGTGCGCTACTGGATGCAGAAAGAAAACATTCCATTGGAAAATGTGTTAATAATAGTAGATGACCTTGCCCTATCTTTCGGGACTTTGCGTCTAAAAGGAAAAGGCAGTGATGCCGGACACAACGGGCTAAAACATATTGCTGCTATTCTGGGTACACAGAATTATGCCCGACTTCGTTTCGGTATCGGTAACGAATTTCCACGAGGCGGCCAGGTGGACTATGTGCTGGGACATTTTACCGAAGAAGATCAGGAAACGATGGATGAACGCCTGAAAACAGCAGGAGAGATCATCAAGAGTTTCTGCCTGGCAGGAATTGATATTACAATGAATCAATTTAATAAAAAGTAGTTGGCAGTTAATAACTAACTTTCTCCAAAAAAATTATGAGTGAAGCAAGAATAGATAAATGGATGTGGGCTGTGCGCATTTTCAAGACACGCACCATTGCTGCCGAGGCGTGTAAGAAAAGCCGCATCAGCATCAATGGAGCATTGGCAAAGGCTGCTCGTACGGTAAAACCAGGCGATATAATACAAGTACGTAAACCACCTGTTACCTACTCTTTCAAAGTACTGCAAGCCATAGAGAAACGCGTCGGAGCAAAGCTCGTTGCAGAGATGATGGAGAATGTAACGACTCCCGACCAGTATGAATTATTGGAAATGAGCCGCGTCAGTGGCTTCGTAGACCGTGCTAAAGGCGCCGGCCGTCCTACAAAGAAAGATCGACGGAGTATGGAGGAATTCACTACTCCCGAATTTATGGATGATTTTGACTTTGACTTTGATTTTGAAGAAGAGTAAAAGAGAACACATTATATATTATGAGCGAAAAGAAGATAAAATGGGGATTTATTGGTTGCGGGGAAGTAACCAAACATAAAAGTGGTCCCGCCTTTCAAAAGGTAGAAGGTTCAGAAGTGATTGCCGTAATGAGTCGCGATGGAGCTAAAGCCAAAGCTTATGCTCAGGAAAGAGGTATTCCAAAGTGGTATAATGATGCTCAGGAACTGATTGATGACGAGGATGTGAATGCCATCTATATCGCCACTCCACCTTCTTCACACGCCACCTATGCCATCATGGCAATGAAAGCAGGTAAACCTGTTTATATAGAAAAGCCTATGGCGGTAACATACGAGGAATGCTGCCGTATCAACCGTATCTCAAACGAAACTGGGGTTCCTTGCTTTGTAGCTTATTACCGCCGTTATCTTCCCTATTTTTTGAAAGTAAAGGAATTAGTAGATAATGACACAATAGGTAATATTATCAATATACAAATCCGCTTTGCCCAACCTCCCCGGGACCTGGATTATAACAAAGAAAATCTTCCGTGGCGAGTACAACCGGACATTGCCGGAGGTGGCTATTTTTATGATTTAGCTCCCCACCAGATCGACTTATTACAAGATATGTTCGGCTGCATCCTGGAAGCTAATGGATACAAAAGTAATCGTGGTGGACTCTATCCGGCCGAAGATACTTTAAGTGCATGTTTCCAATTCGACAGTGGATTAGTAGGCAGTGGTTCCTGGTGTTTTGTAGCACACGACTCTGCACGCGAAGACCGCATTGAAGTTATCGGAGACAAGGGAATGATTTGTTTCTCTGTATTTACTTACGATCCCATCGCCCTGCATACGGAAAAAGGAAGAGAAGAAATTCCGGTTGAAAACCCGGAGCATGTACAACAGCCACTCATCCAAGCCGTTGTCGATCATCTTTTAGGTAAGTCTATTTGTACCTGCGATGGAGCAAGCGCAACGCTTACAAACTGGGTGATGGACAAGATACTTAATAAACTTTAATTAGTGATTAGGGGTGAGTGATTAGTGATTAACACCATGCGGTTATAGCGTAGCTACTAATCACTAATCACTCACCCCTAATCACTATCAAAGCTCCTTCTTCACCGCCTCAATCAACTCATTATATTCAGCATCCGTCAAGTATACCTTTCCCGGATTCATCTGAAATGTAGCACCATAATCAGGGCCATCTACATACTTCGGTGCAAGATGGAAATGCAAGTGTGATAATTTATCGGAATATGCACCGTAATTGATCTTTTCAGGATTAAAAGCTTTCTGCATAGCACGGGTTACACGAGTAACATCTTCCATAAAAGCATTACGGTCTTCATCACTCAATTCGTTCAAATCATTGACGTGGTCTTTATAAGATACAAGACAACGTCCTCTATAGGTTTGTTCTTTGAACAAAAATACGCGGGATACACTCAATTCAGCAAACTCAATCATCAGATTGTGCAGAGTCTCATTATTCTGACAATACAAACATTCTTTCGGATCACTTTTCATGATATTCTTGATTTATTATTTATGTTTACGGAGCAAAGA
The nucleotide sequence above comes from Bacteroides intestinalis DSM 17393. Encoded proteins:
- a CDS encoding RNA-binding S4 domain-containing protein codes for the protein MSEARIDKWMWAVRIFKTRTIAAEACKKSRISINGALAKAARTVKPGDIIQVRKPPVTYSFKVLQAIEKRVGAKLVAEMMENVTTPDQYELLEMSRVSGFVDRAKGAGRPTKKDRRSMEEFTTPEFMDDFDFDFDFEEE
- a CDS encoding 50S ribosomal protein L25/general stress protein Ctc; translation: MKSIEVKGTARTIAERSSEQARALKAIRKDNGVPCVLYGAGENIHFTVPADGLRNLVYTPHIYVVDLVIDGKKINAIMKDIQFHPVKDTILHVDFYQIDESKPIVMEVPVQMEGLAEGVKAGGKLVLQMRKLKVKALYNVIPEKLTINVAHLGLGKTVKVGELSFEGLELMNAKEAVVCAVKLTRAARGAAAAAGN
- a CDS encoding PUR family DNA/RNA-binding protein; the encoded protein is MEDLKKKGADMNDKEIVFSKSIKAGKRIYYLDVKKNRKDEMFLAITESKKVVTGEGEDAQVSFEKHKIFLYREDFEKFMNGLNEAINFINQKEMLEVIGDMNAKADAKNVIDADADANIEAALEMNEKGMELDGEIKIDIDFEEPTL
- the pth gene encoding aminoacyl-tRNA hydrolase codes for the protein MKYLIVGLGNIGPEYHETRHNIGFMVVDALAKEAGATFNDGRYGFTTTLSVKGRQLLLLKPSTFMNLSGNAVRYWMQKENIPLENVLIIVDDLALSFGTLRLKGKGSDAGHNGLKHIAAILGTQNYARLRFGIGNEFPRGGQVDYVLGHFTEEDQETMDERLKTAGEIIKSFCLAGIDITMNQFNKK
- the coaE gene encoding dephospho-CoA kinase (Dephospho-CoA kinase (CoaE) performs the final step in coenzyme A biosynthesis.), which codes for MAIKIGITGGIGSGKSVVSRLLEVMGVPVYISDIESKRLTVSDSLIRRELISLLGEDIYTDGELNKTLLASYIFGNPEHIRTVNGIIHPRVRDDFHQWVKRYDAYPIVGMESAILIEAGFAGEVDAVIMVYAPEEIRITRAMQRDTAPRELVERRVRSQMSDEDKRIQADFVIVNDGETPLIPQVLELITSLSKNIAYLCPPKK
- the yajC gene encoding preprotein translocase subunit YajC gives rise to the protein MNLMTVFLQAPAAAPGGGSMMWILLIAMFAIMYFFMIRPQNKKQKEIANFRKSLQVNQKVITAGGIHGVIKEINDNDIVLEIASNVRIRIDKNSIFAAAADANSNQAAK
- a CDS encoding DUF5606 family protein is translated as MLKTILSISGKPGLYKLISQGRNMLIVESLTDKKRFPAYGNEKIISLGDIAMYTDTDDVPLKDVLLAMKKKENGAAVVMDLKKATADDLRAYLGEVLPTFDRDRVYVTDIKKLISWYNLLVACGMTDFEEAAEVEATEEKTEE
- the nusB gene encoding transcription antitermination factor NusB, which encodes MINRVLIRLKIIQIVYAYYQNGSKNLDSAEKELFFSLSKAYDLYNYLLMLMVALTTYAQKRIDAAKAKLAPTAEELYPNMKFVENKFVSQLEVNKQLLDFVANQKRSWTNDEDFIKGLYEKIIASDIYKEYMASPDKSYETDRELWRKLYKAFIFNNEALDTLLEDQSLYWNDDKEIVDTFVLKTIKRFEEKNGANQTLLPEFKDEEDQEFARRLFRRAILNCDYYRHLISENTRNWDLDRVAFMDVIIMQCALAEILSFPNIPVSVSLNEYVEIAKVYSTIKSGSFVNGTLDGIVNQLKKEGKLAKN
- a CDS encoding CdaR family protein, whose product is MIDRRNIKRIYLKTARKIKDFLLSDKSREFLIFLFFFFIASGFWLLQTLNNDYETEFSIPVRLKGVPNNIVITSEPPSELHIRVKDKGTVLLNYMLGKSFFPITLDFSDYKGKDNHVRIYSSQFEKRLLNQLNVSTKLLSVKPDTLEYIYSTGDSKLVPVKLQGTVSAGRQYYISDTICTPDSVLAYAPAGVLDTITIAYTQKVKFEDVSDTLKRQIPLLAQKGVKFVPASVEMIFPVDIYTEKTVEVPLRGVNFPAGKVLRAFPSKVNVTFQVGLSHFRQITASDFHINVSYEELLKLGSDKYTVKLRSVPKGVNQIRISPEQVDFLIEQVSPDYGN
- a CDS encoding HIT family protein, with amino-acid sequence MKSDPKECLYCQNNETLHNLMIEFAELSVSRVFLFKEQTYRGRCLVSYKDHVNDLNELSDEDRNAFMEDVTRVTRAMQKAFNPEKINYGAYSDKLSHLHFHLAPKYVDGPDYGATFQMNPGKVYLTDAEYNELIEAVKKEL
- the clpB gene encoding ATP-dependent chaperone ClpB, whose protein sequence is MNFNNFTIKSQEAVQEALNLAKSRGQQAIEPVHVMQGVMKVGENVTNFIFQKLGMNGQQIALVLDKQTDSLPKVSGGEPYLSRETNEVFQKATQYSKEMGDEFVSLEHLLLALLTVKSTVSTILKDAGMTERELRNAITELRKGEKVTSQSSEDTYQSLEKYAINLNEAARSGKLDPVIGRDEEIRRVLQILSRRTKNNPILIGEPGTGKTAIVEGLAHRILRGDVPENLKNKQVYSLDMGALVAGAKYKGEFEERLKAVINEVKKSEGDIILFIDEIHTLVGAGKGEGAMDAANILKPALARGELRSIGATTLDEYQKYFEKDKALERRFQIVYVNEPDTLSTISILRGLKERYENHHHVRIKDDAIIAAVELSNRYITDRFLPDKAIDLMDEAAAKLRMEVDSVPEELDEISRKIKQLEIEREAIKRENDKPKLEQIGKELAELKEQEKSHKAKWQSEKTLVNKIQQNKVEIENLKFEADKAEREGDYGKVAEIRYGKLQALNKEIEDTQKELHMMQGDKAMIKEEVDAEDIADVVSRWTGIPVSKMLQSEKDKLLHLEDELHQRVIGQDEAIEAVADAVRRSRAGLQDPKRPIGSFIFLGTTGVGKTELAKALAEFLFDDESMMTRIDMSEYQEKHSVSRLVGAPPGYVGYDEGGQLTEAIRRKPYSVVLFDEIEKAHPDVFNILLQVLDDGRLTDNKGRVVNFKNTIIIMTSNMGSAYIQSQMEKLNGTNKEQVIEETKKEVMNMLKKTIRPEFLNRIDETIMFLPLTESEIKQIVVLQIKSVQKMLAQNGVELILTEGAIEFLTKVGYDPEFGARPVKRAIQHYLLNDLSKKLLSQEVDRSKPITVDASGERLAFRN
- a CDS encoding Gfo/Idh/MocA family protein, which gives rise to MSEKKIKWGFIGCGEVTKHKSGPAFQKVEGSEVIAVMSRDGAKAKAYAQERGIPKWYNDAQELIDDEDVNAIYIATPPSSHATYAIMAMKAGKPVYIEKPMAVTYEECCRINRISNETGVPCFVAYYRRYLPYFLKVKELVDNDTIGNIINIQIRFAQPPRDLDYNKENLPWRVQPDIAGGGYFYDLAPHQIDLLQDMFGCILEANGYKSNRGGLYPAEDTLSACFQFDSGLVGSGSWCFVAHDSAREDRIEVIGDKGMICFSVFTYDPIALHTEKGREEIPVENPEHVQQPLIQAVVDHLLGKSICTCDGASATLTNWVMDKILNKL